Within Lolium rigidum isolate FL_2022 chromosome 5, APGP_CSIRO_Lrig_0.1, whole genome shotgun sequence, the genomic segment TGCAATTGGTTTCCTTATATTTTGATGTATGTCAGTCAATTTTTTCCtaaatatatttaataaatgCAGCATAGTGGTGTTGATGGCAATCTTCCTTGATTCACTACTGTGTTTAAACATTTATAATCCGTTGATCTTGGTTCTTATCTTCTCCATTGAGCCATATTTGTCGCAATAGTGGATCCAAGTACTTTTTTTACTTAGATATGTGCTCTCACCGCATTGGTTAAATAGGGTTATCGGGTTGACCTAGAAGAACACATCATTTCGTATATTGCTTTGCGGTAAACAAACTAGAATTATATGATTACCTCACAAAAAGCTTTTCCGCACACATAAATGTATGTGATGATCAGATGAAATTAAATATTTATCTGACCATGGAATATTTTTATTTTAAGTGTGCGATGTAAGAGTTTTTTTATGGTCTTCTATCTAGGTTAGCCGAACTTGATTCACTTGAAGTAATTTTTCCCCTCTCTTGAGTGTTTTGTCTTCTCATGTCTACTGAACCACTTGCATTTTTGATATTAATTGAAGAAGCTTTACATATTTATCCACCTAAGGTTGGACATGCTACCACAAACTTTGatagttattattattatttagcaAGTGTTATTTAGATACCTATAGCTGaatctcttctctttttttctaGGTTTTGGTGCATGGATCAGTAGAAGCTTTTAATAAGTACATTTTAAATACATTGGGCAAATACTTCAGACTTGCTTATTTATGGTCCTCGTGTATAAGGAAAAATGATGTAGCATCAGATTTATGTGCTTACTAGGTTTGTTTGTTCATTCTGGAGCTTTTTTAATTCTCAGAAAAAATATTGTGTTAATTCTTACCTGTTGGATTTGATAAGATAAGAGCTAATATTTAATAGCTATCGACTTATCATTGCCGGTCACTTTTACCATTTCTCTGTCATGATTCAATGTGCACTCAAAAAAGCCTTGGCTGAAATAATGAAATGGAAGATATACACTCTGCTCTTCTCAATCTTTCACACCGGATCCCTTTTTTAAATGCTATACTATTTGCTTCTTATTTATAGGTATTTGGTTCAAGTGGGCAAGATTAACTTTTTTGTTTTCATCATCTACTGCAGGGAAAGAGCAGCTTATGCACAAAAGGTGTATATCTTATGCTTTTTACTATATTGTGGTTGCACACTGCCACTGAACTTTTTAGTCTTTTGGATCTATTTGTATATTTATATGTTGTTTTTCGGCCACAACACCCGAACAACAGAATGGTTTTGCCCATACCATCTGATTGAACACCTATTTTGATACATTTGGTCCGCGGCATTGCTTTGTGAAACTTAAGAAATGTAATATCATATAAGCAGATTTTTGTTGTCGTTATACAAAATATACATTGACATGAGctctacggggtcgtgcgccaaggcgcacatctaaatctagtagttACTAAAGGGACAGAGACACCAGAAGCACTAGCGTGACCATTTAAGGTGCTGCCATGAGCTTCGAGGAGACGCAAAAAACAGAGCCAATTCCTATCCTAGCCTAGCCATGAATTCTTCCAAAATACTTGCCACCATACTCATGATGGTCACCACCACAACACTTCTCTCGGAGGCCGCGGTTGTGCCATCGCTTGAACGACAAGCAAGAGCACTCCTCTCTTGGAAAGCCACACTAACCAACGAAAGCCAAGACTCCTTACAGTCCTGGGGAAACATTTCGTCATCGCCTTGTACTTGGCGTGGCATCCGGTGCGCAAAATGGCGACACCCACCGGTGATCACCAGCCTCTCTCTACGTGGGATGCGGCTGAGAGGGAAGCTGGAGTCCATCGACTTCTCGTCCCTGAGTACGTTGATGACCCTCGACCTCTCACACAACCAGCTCACTGGGAGCATTCCTTCGAGTATGGAGCATCTTAGGGATCTCCATGCTCTGCTTCTGCACTTCAATCAGTTAAGAGGCTCAATTCCACCTGCTTTAGCAAACCTCACAAAGCTCACAACCCTGGGTCTCTCCAATAATAAGCTTGTAGGATCGGTTCCTCGAGAAATCGGGAATTTAGCAAGGCTGAAAGAGCTCAACCTTAGTGTAAACCAACTAGAAGATTATATTCCAACTACTATAGGAAACTTAACACAACTATCTGCTCTGCATCTTCATACTAACAAGTTCATTGGATCCATACCTCCAGAAATGAGTAATTTGGTAAACCTGGAAGATTTGCAACTTGGGTTGAACCAACTTGCAGGTTCCATTCCAGCAAACTTGGGAAATTTGACTAAACTCGCCATGTTGTATCTCTGGGGTAACAACTTGTCTGGCCACATCCCTAAAGAACTAGGTCGTTTGATAAACATAGGAAGCTTGGCGCTTCATGACAACAAGCTGACAGGTCCCATCCCAGACAGCCTAGGGAATTTGACAAAACTCAGTTTGTTGTACCTTTTTGATAACCAACTTTTTGGACGTATCCCTGAGGAGCTAGGTTACTTGGCCAGCTTAAAGGACTTGGATCTTAGCAACAACACACTAACAGGTCAGATACCAAATGGCTTGGGGAATTTGACCAAACTCACCACCTTTTTTCTCTGGGCTAACAACTTGTCTGGCCACATCCCAcaagaacaaggccgtttgataaACATAGAGCGCTTGGATCTTGATGACAACATACTGACAGGTCCCATCCCAAACAGCCTAGGGAATTTAACCAAACTCACTATGTTATCTCTTTTTACCAACCAACTTTCTGGCAACATCCCTCAAGAACTAGGTCGTTTGATAAATTTAGAGCACTTGGATCTTGATAACAACCTACTTACAGGCCCCATCCCAAACAGCCTAGGGAACTTGACCAAACTCAATTTGATGTACCTTTTTCATAACCAACTTTCTGGACATATCCCTCAAGAGCTAGGTTACTTGGCCAACTTAAAAGACTTGAATCTTAGCAACAACACACTAACAGGTCCCATACCAAATGCCTTGGGGAATTTGACTAAACTCGCTAAATTGTACCTTTATAGTAACCAACTTTCTCAGCATATTCCTCATGAAATTGGCCAATTAAAGAATCTGGTGGAGTTGCAAGTCGCTTTTAACAACCTCTCTGGTGTCCTACCACCCGGTCTTTGTGCTGGAGGCCGGCTACAAAAGTTGACCGCTACAAACAACAATTTGATCGGACCCTTACCTACGAGCTTGCTAAAGTGCACTGGACTAATAAGGGTTCGCCTCGAGCAAAATCGTCTCGAAGGTGATATCTCGAAGATGGGAGTTCATCCGAATCTTGTCTATATTGATATCAGTTCAAATAGACTATTTGGCCAACTCTCCAAACATTGGTGTTCATGCTTCAAACTTACTATGATGCGTGCCTTGGAGAATAGTATTACTGGAGTCATACCACCATGCATCGGAAAATTGCCTCAGCTGGGGATACTCGATGtctcatcaaatcgacttgaaggACAAATCCCACCTGGAATTGGCAATGTAAGAGTAATGTTCAATTTAAACCTCAGTAACAACTTGCTACAAGGAAGTATACCACAAGAGATTGGATCTTTAATAAACTTGGAGTACTTGGATTTATCATCGAACAACTTAATAGGGCCAATAAGAGGGTCCGTTGAGCATTGTTCCAAGCTTCGCCTC encodes:
- the LOC124652643 gene encoding MDIS1-interacting receptor like kinase 2-like; translation: MNSSKILATILMMVTTTTLLSEAAVVPSLERQARALLSWKATLTNESQDSLQSWGNISSSPCTWRGIRCAKWRHPPVITSLSLRGMRLRGKLESIDFSSLSTLMTLDLSHNQLTGSIPSSMEHLRDLHALLLHFNQLRGSIPPALANLTKLTTLGLSNNKLVGSVPREIGNLARLKELNLSVNQLEDYIPTTIGNLTQLSALHLHTNKFIGSIPPEMSNLVNLEDLQLGLNQLAGSIPANLGNLTKLAMLYLWGNNLSGHIPKELGRLINIGSLALHDNKLTGPIPDSLGNLTKLSLLYLFDNQLFGRIPEELGYLASLKDLDLSNNTLTGQIPNGLGNLTKLTTFFLWANNLSGHIPQEQGRLINIERLDLDDNILTGPIPNSLGNLTKLTMLSLFTNQLSGNIPQELGRLINLEHLDLDNNLLTGPIPNSLGNLTKLNLMYLFHNQLSGHIPQELGYLANLKDLNLSNNTLTGPIPNALGNLTKLAKLYLYSNQLSQHIPHEIGQLKNLVELQVAFNNLSGVLPPGLCAGGRLQKLTATNNNLIGPLPTSLLKCTGLIRVRLEQNRLEGDISKMGVHPNLVYIDISSNRLFGQLSKHWCSCFKLTMMRALENSITGVIPPCIGKLPQLGILDVSSNRLEGQIPPGIGNVRVMFNLNLSNNLLQGSIPQEIGSLINLEYLDLSSNNLIGPIRGSVEHCSKLRLLKLSRNHLNDVIPIELGMLVSLQDVLDLSDNSFDGIIPSQLGSLSMLEALNLSHNFLNGSIPPSFESMISLVSMDVSYNKLEGPVPQSRFFKEAPVGWFMHNNQLCGVVRGLPSCETTGSHEQDHKFKVVLLTIISALVSFVLIMAVVMVLQYKSKTSIVKSVNEPQITNLFTIWNFHGQDVYKKIVDATENFSDTHCIGNGGHGSVYRAQLPTGEIFAVKKVHMMEEDDIFIREVDVLLHVRHRNIAKLFGYCSAPQGRFLVYEYMDRGSLSASLKSKETAIGLVWARRLNIISDVANALSYMHHGCFAPIVHRDIKSSNILLDVEFRACISDFGIAKILDVDASNCTRLAGTKGYLAPELAYTTRVTEKCDVYSFGVLALELFMGHHPGGFLSSMANKSTQLEDLLDIRLPLPEAEIASEIFTLVAVAVRCIEPDPSHRPMMQEVIKVFSTTEGPDDYLDYLHTDIVIPPCWS